In Palaemon carinicauda isolate YSFRI2023 chromosome 28, ASM3689809v2, whole genome shotgun sequence, the sequence ATTGGGATTGCTGTCTATCGTTACTGTTAATTTCACGTTATTGGTTTCTGGCTTAGGTGTAATTTTTTTGTGATGGCCGTCTAGCATTGCTGTTAATTCCAGGTTATTGATTTGTGGCTTAGGTGTAATTTTATTGTGATTGCCATCTATCATTGTTGTTAATTCCAAGGTATTGATTTCTGGCTTAGGTGTAATTTTATTGTGATTGCTGTCTAGTGTTGCTGTTAATGCCAAGTTACTGATTTCTGGCATAAgtgtaattttattttgattgctgtcTAGCGTTGCTGTTAATTCCAAGTTATTGATTTCTGTTATAAGTGTAATTTTATTGGGATTGCCATTTAGCATTGCTTTTAATTCCAAGTTATTGATTTCTGTCTAAGGTGTAATTTAATTGTGATTGCCGTCTAGCGTTGCTGTTAATTCCAAGTTACTGATTTCTGGCATAAgtgtaattttattttgattgctgtcTAGCGTTACTGTTAATTCCAAGTTACTGATTTCTGGCATAAgtgtaattttattttgattgccgTCTAGCGTTGCTGTTAATTGCAAGTTATTGATTTTGGTCATAGGTGTAATTTTATTGGGATTGCTATCTAGCATTGCTTTTAATTCCAAGTTATTGATTTCTGGCTTAGGAGTAATTTTATTGTGATTGCTGTCTAGCGTTGCTGTTAATTCGAAGTTACTGATTTCTGGCATAAgtgtaattttattttgattgccgTCTAGCGTTGCTGTTAATTCCAAGTTATTGATTTCTGTCTTAGGTGTAATTTTATTGGGATTGCCATCTAGCATTGCTTTTAATTCCAAGTTATTGATTTCTGGCTTAGTTGTAATTTTATTGGGATTGCCATCTAGCATTGCTTTTAATTCCAAGTTATTGATTTCTGGCTTAGGCGTAATTTTATTGTGATTGCCGTGTAACGTTTCTGTTAATTCCAAGTTATTGATTTATGGCATAAGTGTAATTTTATTGTGATTGCCGTCTAGCGTTGCTGTTAATTCCAAGTTATTGATTTCTGTCATAGGTGTAATTTTATTGGGATTGCCATCTAGCATTGCTTTTAATTCCAAGTTATTGATTTCTGGCTTAGGTGTAATTTTATTGTGATTGCCGTCTAGCGTTTTTGTTAATTCCAAATGATTGATTTCTGGCATAAGTATAATTATTTGGTTGCCGTCTAGCACGGCTGTTAATTCCAAGTTACTTATTTCTGGCATAGGCGTCATTTTATTGTGATTGCCATCTAGCGTTGCTGTTAATTCCGAATTATTGATTTCTGGCGTAAGTGTAATTTTATTGTGATGGCCATCTAGCGTTACTGTTAATTTCACGTTATTGATTTCTGACTTAGGTGTAATTTTTTTGTGATGGCCGTCTAGCGTTGCTGTTAATTCCAGGTTATTGATTTGTGGCTTAGGTGTAATTTTATTGTGATTGCCATCTATCATTGTTGTTAATTCCAAGTTATTGATTTCTGGCTTAGGTATAATTTTATTGTGATTGCCGTCTAGAGTTGCTGTTAATTCTAAGTTATTGATTTCTGGCTAAATGTAATTTTTTTGTGATTGCCGTCTAGCGTTGCTGATAATTCCAAGTTTTTGATTTCTGGCTTAGGTGTAATTTTTTTGTGATTGCCGTCTAGCGTTGCTGTTAATTCCAAGTTATTGATTTCTGGCATAAGCATAATTTTATTGTGATTGCCGTCTATCTTTGCTGTTAATTCCAATTTATTGACTGCTATTTTAGGTGTAATTTTTATTGTGATTGCTGTTTAGCGTTGCTGTTAATTCCAAGTTATTGATTTCTGATATAGGCGTAATTTTATTGTGATTGCCGTTTAGCGTTGCTGTTAATTTCAAGTTATTGATATCTGGCTTAGGTGTAATTTTTTTGTGATTGCCGTCTAGCGTTGCTGATAATTCCATGTTATTGATTTCTGGCATAGGTGTAATTATATTGTGATTGCCGTCAGTCGTTGCAGTTAATTCCAAGTTATTGATTTTTGGCATAGGCCTAATTTTATTGTGATTGCTGTCTAGAGTTGCTGTTAATTCCAAGTTATTGGTTGTTTGCTTAGGTGTAATTTTATTGTGATTGCCATATAGCGTTGCTGTTAACTCCAAGTTATTGATTTCTAGCTTAGGTGTAATTTTATTGTGATTGCCGTTTAGCATTGCTGTTAATTCCATGGTATTGATTTTTGGCTTAGGTGTAATTTTAATGTGATTGTCGTCTAGCATTGCTGTTAATTCCAAGGTATTGATTTTTGGCTTAGGTGTAATTTTATTGTGATTGCCGTTTAGCATTGCTGTTAATTCCCAGTTATTGATTTCTGGCTTAGGTGTAATTTTAATGTGATTGCCGTCTAGCGTTGCTGTTAACGCCAAATTATTGGTTTTTGGCTTAGGTGTAATTTTAATATGATAGCCGTCTAGCGTTGCTGTTAATTCCAAGTTATTGATTTCTTGCATTTGTGTCCATTTTATGGAATTGTTTTTTAGTGTTGCTGTTGATGGCAGTTTTCAATTTCTGATATTGCTGGAGATTGAAAGAGATTTGAATTTTGTCATTGCATTAATTAAGAGATATTCCGTTTTATTAAGTCATTCATATTGTTATTCGTTCTATGGTATTGTTTTGTATGGCCCTGATTATGAGTTACTTATTAATGTGATATTTATATCCTAGTAATAGATTTCTGGCATTTATACTGGTTTTAGAATATCAATTCGGTGCATTGAAGGAGAAACTTTTATACAATTCTGGTGTTGATATTGTTACTGAGTTATTGATTCCTTCCACTGATAGAGATTTCAaggattttcttgtttttattgaaATCTTAGAAATAATATTTAAATGTCGACTTTGGCTCTGTGAGATTGATTTCATGAATGATAAATTGTAAAAAATTCATTACTTCAAAGTAATTGATTTTTTGGCGTAATCATTTATTCAGTCACGTACTTCACGTTTGTTTGGTTCTAACATAATATTCCTGCCAATATAACAGTTTTTTACGTTTTCATTTATTCCGAGTCCTTGAGTTCACTGGTATTCATTATTGTTTTACTTTGTCCAAGATTGTCATCCTTTCGATTGTTTTTATGATCAGTCTAATATGCATTGTCGTCTACTATTTCATGACACATCAATGTAATGAATTTTTCTAAAAGATCTTGTAGGATTAAGAGCAGAATACCACCATTCTTTGTATCAATATGATACTCCTCTCTGATTCATACTTCCATTACGTGTCATATTTACTCATAAACATTTGTGTGGGATCTGGATCTTCTGCATCACTTCCCTAATTCCTGGAAATGGGTTTATGAATTGAGCAGATAACAGTTTGAGGGCAAATATGAGATCTGTATCGagtcataataaaaacaatatcatcATTTGAAATTGCGTCGTAGCTTCATTTCATTGTTCGATTACTGTTATCAAATACGCAGAGAATCACACAGCATTCCTCCCGTATTTCGCTTCATTGTTACGATTTGGCCAATTCGCGGGAGCGGGAGTTTGTTTATTAGAAGTACTCTGTTCTTCCCCACAATGCAAATTGAAAGTAATGTTTATACTGGATGGGTCGTGCCCCCTGTTATTGGTCTGACAAACGTGTCAATATCGAAGCCAATTAGTGGGTGAATAAATTCAGCTGTATGATGAGTAAAAATAGAACTATTTGTGTTTACCACGTACTGAAATATTGTGCAAATCTTCATCATTTTGCTAATTTTGCCGGAAATATTTTTTCAACAGGTATCGCCATCCAATTAATTCATGGTGAATGAAAATTATACGATATTATATTGTGAAATCAGATTTTAATCAAAGAACAAACCTGTCAGTTAACATGCCCGTTATTAATAATTGAATAGCCTACTATTACATTATAGAAAATTCATTATTAAAATTTGTAGAAAACATGACAAATCGATGATTCGCATGTTTAGATAATATTTAAAGGTAATATTTCAATGAATAACAAGCTATCTGACAAATTGATATACATTGGTTTGTCAGTGACTTTTTTTCCGATTTGCTTCActaatagtatttattattatacttttttttataatttcgttTTATCCAAAGAATATAGTGATAGGTAATCCAATCATCGCATTGGCCACTCTTGTTCTCCCTAGCTGTCCTTCTCAGGTACAATATCTATTCCGTAGAACAGACCTTTTAGTCAGGTTGACAAGTAAAATAAAGTGTACATTTGGgtataaactcattttttttttctcttcagcaATGCATTTGTGAAAGAATCAGGATCCCAATTATGACAGATGGCACTTTAACGTCcttgagctttatatatatatatatatatatatatatatatatatatatatatatatatatatatatatatatatatatatatgtgtgtgtgtatatatatatatatatatatatatatatatatatatatatatatttataaatatatatatatatatatatatatatatatatatatatatatatatatatatatatatttatgtatatacatatatatatttatatatatatatatatatatatatatatatatatatatatatatatacatatatatttatatacgtatatatatatatatatatatatatatatatatacatatatatatatatatatatatatatatatatatatatatatatatatatatatatgtactgtatatattaatatatatatatatacatatatatatatatatatatatatatatatatatatatatatatatatatatacatgcatgtatacatatgtatatatatatatattatatatatatatatatatatatatataggcctatatatatatatatatatatatatatatatatatatatatatatatatatatatatatatatgcgtgtgtgtgtgtgtttgtatatatatgtatatgtatatatatatatatatatatatatatatatatatatatatatatatatatatatatatatgtatatttgtaaatacagtaaatatatatatatatatatatatatatatatatatatatatatatatatatatgtatatatatatatatgtatgtatatatgtatgtatatatacatgctacatgcatgtatacatacatatatgtatgtatgtatatatatatatatatatatatatatatatatatatatatatatgtatatatatgaatgcatgtatatatatatatatatatatatatatatatatatatatatatatatatatatatacacacatatatgtatatatatatatatatatatgtatatatatatacatatatatgtatatatatatatatatatatatatatatatatatatatatatatatatatatatatatatatatatatgtgtgtgtgtgtgtgtgtgtgtgtgtgtttatatatatatatatatatatatatatatatatatatatatatatatagatagatagatagatagatagatatttgtatgtacacacacacacacacacacacacacacatatatatatatatatatatatatatatatatatatatatatatatatatatatatatatatatatatatatatatatataaatgtatattttgtttatatatgtacgcatgtatatatacatatatatgtacattatgtaaatgtgtatatatatatatatatatatatatatatatatatatatatatatatatatatatatactgtatatatatgtatgtataggttatatatttgtatatatatatatatatatatatatatatatatatatgtgtgtgtgtgtgtgtgtataggttatatatttgtatatatatacatgtatttatatatatatatatatatatatatatatatatatatatatatatatatatatatatgtatatatgtataggttatatatttatatacatatatatatatatatatatatatatatatatatatttatatatatacatatatatatatatatatatatatatatatatatatatatatatatatatatatatatatatatatatataggttatatatttgtacatatatgtatatatatatatatatatatatatatatatatatatatatatatatgtgtgtgtgtgtgtgtgtgtgtgtgtgtgtgtttgtatgcagttAAAGTTTTATACTGTAGTTgaaaatttcagtttttattttcgaTGACAAAATTCCACTGTTGAACATATATCTATTGCTATGTAAGAACTGTTTATAAAGGAAAGATGAAGTCATAGCAGATAATCattcatattcaatatttattatatGTCACTTGTAAATTATGATTTCAACTTAGCCACTGGGTGTCACTGTATAACGGAAATACATAAATACGAAACCAGAGTTCAAAAATGAAATGAAGTTTGTGGTAAATTTACCATCAATCAAAAACTCGAATGATTGCTGGCCAACGTGTATTTCAAGTTTTCCACATTACTTCCACATATATGATTTGCTTAAAACACATAAACAAAATCCCTCATATAATGCAACTCCCCCTAACATCATAATATTTATATCTCTTTATATACCATGTTCTATGCCATAATGTTACAACACATAGGTATTAGTTGTTGGATCAATGTAGAATATGTAATGGGTTTCCAAATATAGTGCTACATGCTTTCAAAATATGGTCAAGGTTAACATGGTAATAAATATCGTGCTTGTCTGGAACTAAGGGCGTTCGGTGAAGttatggatggaaaacttccgagtaTGACAGGAAGAGGTGGGCGAAGGCATCCATGGGTCCGCTAATGTGAATAGCGTGGtcggaggggccgggttgaagaggtgccgaCGTGTAAGAGTCAGCGTTTACTTAAGAGTCGGTGAACAACATCAACCAGTAGGTGGAAATGCGAGAGCAAATCCACATCGAGGACTGGCACTGTGACACCAACAACAAAAAACTTTCAATGATATTCGGCACTTCCAAACAAtattgtgaggttctcataaccatggGCCATGGATGgtgatcgcagatccgttggctgctacAAGGTGGACATCGGCAGGCTTAgtcagactacgttgtgtcctgaagagtggcCTTAGCAGAAGAGAATGGTAAGCAACCATGTCTACCAAAATTCACACGCCtctacttgcatcatgtaaaatggaaagattagtgatggtggcctcaagcgatggcctacttatacgtttgcacatttctttgcagcagctccAAATTTAGAGTGGTAGTAGCATTATTGCAGCTAATGGGCGTCTGTAAGTGGTTGTAACGTCGTTGATTGAGGCATGAGCTGAGTGgtgtcatatactgtacagtatgtatgatgggcggctttgtcgccactgcAGAACGTCACTGAGTGTGGGTTTGTCTtttaccacattcacgtcagcttcgatcGATGCTGAATAGTTGCCTTCTTCGTCAGGaatgaaggcgttgatggaggtcttgaagctgGTGAAGTGGATGTCTATAAGTGTGTCGATTTaggtcatcaggttcttcatggaTAAAATATCCACATTGGAAATGGCAGCAGGTACAGGTTTGGGTAAGCGtcctacccaaagggcatgaacTAGGTACAATTcttgaggagagccatctgtggtaggttgcaggcgagtggcactagtcatttccctgagggcgagcgaagccttttgataCCCCAAAGAttattgagagagctgaacaagctttgctatacaggtggctggcgatggcaagtactgctccaggttGTATGTTTTGAAGTTGTACaatattgtggtgtctccttgctcacaaaACTAATAAGAGATTTCCTGGAAAGCGTCCTCGGGAATCGCCATGAGTGCTTTAGCAAGTCATGCAATTTTTGCAGAATTGGACCAGGAGCCAGCATTCTTACACAGGTGGGTTTAATATCGGTGCAGAGAAGGGCAATTGATAAGACAAAAAAGCAAAACCGTTGCAtcgtacgagcatgtatgaaacatgtggGATACAGCATCCGCAAATCGTGTGATTGgactgttaggttgtaactgagaggcgagatgaatacaactaaactttatcatACAGACACCGAGCATAAATACCATTACTTATGAGCaacaacgtcacaaaaattcaaacaaaataaaacatgagctagcatgcttacacaggttgttTTATTTTCAGTGCAGAGAAGTTCTAGTGATAAGACAAACATGCAAAATGTTACAGTGTAcaatcgtgtatgaaacacgtgcgatacaaaCTTTATCATCTATGGCCTAAAGTGGATGATCGTAGGAAACTATCAGTTAGTTCATGTATGCAGATTTAGCTGATATTTGCATGTCTCCATAATCATCAAATAGTGAGATGCAACTAGCGTCAATTCATATCGAAACCACTCTTCAAATTTTACTTGTTTTTTCTGTTACATAACAAGCATGCATCCATTGAACGTTTCAAATTCATAGATACCATTTTCGCCTACCATGAAACCTTTGTTTGTCTCCAAAGATATAATTCTTCCATGTGTAAAGGAGTATAAAATTTATCTGTGAATTTAACTGTGTAATGAAGGCATTGTCAATATTGATGTTTTCAGTAGTTACACAACCATTTGCAATGTTGTGAAGTGGCATTGCTGGATCTGTGGAAAGAGGATTGGTGTATATCCGTATCTCTTCAGTGATAAGATATATATCTGCTCTGTCAAGTTGACTTCGTTATCTACCTTCCTCCTTGTCCTGTGGTATTGTTTCATCCTCATTTCCAATGCATTTTGTCATATGCAAGACACGATAACGTAAGAGGACATAGCCAGCTATTTGTTTTTGAGATACTTTAGTATATTTAGGTTGCAACAAGCTTActtcatatttcaaagaaaatttgatTTTACAGTACCAATGAACAGACCCATGCATTTCACACTTGTTCCACCATTGATCGACAAAAGACGAAGACAGTTACAACATCATGTCATAATGTATATGCTAGTAGTGTTTTTAACTGTCGACAGTGgatgattattaataaaaaaaaaattgttatgacGTTTTGACAAAAATTAGAGAAAATTTTAAATAGTAGTCACTCTGCAAAGGGTCTTTCCTTCTGGTAATATTGACAAAAATCATCTTACGGCTGCATAAACACTTCAATTTAAATGTATATGAATCAGGAAGTATATATTTGTTGCAATAAGATATATTGAAATGGTTTGCAAATGAACTCTAGCTGAATATAATTTGCAAACCATGTCAAGTTGATTTTTGGTGTTGTAAATTTGTAGGAAATAGCGACATAGGGTGCACTGTTTAAATTGTGAAAAACAAAATGCCCAACAATGACAGCCTGTCAATCTTCAGATTCCAATTCCGAACATATCAGACTAATAAAATCAGTGAAAAACCTTGTATATACCCCAATTTAGGGTTTGGTCCCAATTTCGGCACATGGCATCCTGAGAATTTCGTGAAAATTGGGCGACTCCATCCAATTATGGACAGATtcaatcattttttctttttttcaaccaGTAGCCCATTCTTCCATGCAATATAGATTTACTTACTCATAGTGTTCCCTCTTAGTAGTTTTAGGCAACCTATTTATCTATAaggtttattttattcttatttttgaatGACTGTATCCCCTCAGCTTATTTCATGCgccgagctaaaaaaaaaaaaaaaaattcctcagatGTTCTTCAGGAAGCCAGGAATTTGAATGCCGACTAATTTCACTTGTCCTCGTGAAGCATTCTCCCTTCTCCAGTATTTACACATTTATTAAATCTACATCTTTATGAGATGCTCGTTTGGACATATTCTAAGAGGCAGTCCATAAACTATATCTTTCTTGCTGTGACCGGACATTAATATAAGAATCGTAAAATGTGATACAGAAGTGCTGACAAACGAATAATCCTTAAAGAAAATTGAACAAATTTGTTATCAGAAAATAATGGATTGCCACTTGATAGTTGAAATGTTTAAAAAGACTTATATGATTTAGTGACTTAAATGATTTATACGAACACCTACAAACGCAGACAAAATATatgttcgtatatgtatatatgtacagatatgttggagtatctctctctctctctctctctctctctctctctctctctctctctctctctctctctctctctctctctctctttatatatatatatatatatatatatatatatatatatatatatatatatatatatatatatatatatgtatatatatatacatatatatgtatatatacatatatatatatatatatatatatatatatatatatatatatatatatatatatatttatatatatttactaaatgtaaatacttgtatatatgtgtatgaacatataccacacacacatgtatatatatatatatatatatatatatatatatatatatatatatatatatatatatatatatatatatataccatttgtgaatacttgtatatatgtgtttgaACATATACCAAGCATAcgaatgtacacacacatgtatgtatatatatatgtatatatatgcatatatatatatatatatatatatatatatatatatatatatatatatatatatatatatatatatgtgtgtgtgtgtgtgtgtatgcatatatagatatgtataaatatatatgcatatatatatatatatatatatatatatatatatatatatatatatatatatatatatatatatgtgtgtgtgtgtatatatgcatatatagatatgtatatatatgcatatatatacatatatatatatatatatatatatatatatatatatatatatatatatatatatatatatatatgtatgtatatatatatatatatatatatatatatatatatatatatatatatatacgcccatacacattatatatatatatatatatatatataaatatatatatatatatatatatatatatatatatatatatatatatatatatacatacatatatatatatatatatatatatatatatatatatatacatatatatatatgtatatatatatatatatatatatatatatatatatatatatatatatatatatatatatatacatatatatatatatgtatatatatatacataaatatattcttttttatttggtatttccttatttccttaacttgCTGTTGGAGACTTCGAGCTGTAGTATTCATCTTTTGCaacagggaataataataataataataataataataataataataataataataataataataatatgataatgagattaatatattaataatgttgatatgaataatgataataatattgataatatttatagcATTATTGGTTATAAGAAATTAATGTTgatgttattgatattaaaataattatttttatttttgatataattaataacaatatcgATATTATCAGTAATAACAATATTGATgtaaatatcaattataatatcaaCATTggtgtttatatcattgatattaatagtGATATTGGTTAttgtattatcaatatttatattgataatgtcAATAGCATTAAtggtaataaaattaatgatatcaatattatcagtatcaattttaatattgggaacaaaattaatattattgtcagtaacagtaatatcaatataaatgatgttaataaaattaatatattgatattaatattattcatatgaatattaatattgttgttaatattaacaatattattatttataataataataataataataataataataataataataataataataataataatagttttattgatATCTTAAATATCcaattaataggtagtaggttggccagggcaccagccacccgttgagatactaccgctagagagttatggggtcttttgactgtccagacagtattacattggatcctcctctctggttacggttcattttccctttgcctacatacacactgaatagtctggcatattctttacatattctcctctatccttatacacctgacaacacagattaccaaacaattcttcatcacccaaggggttactgcactgtacttgttcagtgccactttcctcttggtaagggtagaagagactctttagctatggtaagcagctcttctaggagaaggacactccaaaatcaaaccactgttctctagtcttgggtagtgccatagcctctgtaccatggcctttcactgtcttgggttagagttctcttgcttgagggtacactcgagcacactctcctatcttatttctcttcctcttgttttgttaaagtttttatagtttatataggagatatttattgttgttactcttcttagaatattttattttccttttttcctttccgcactgagctattttccctgttggagcccctgggcttatagcatactgcttttccaactagggttgtagcttagtaagtaataataataataataataataataataataatattaataatgttattacgattaatgatattaatattattatgattaacattattatcattgatattgatataaCAAATTACATGAATATtgttaattatatcaatattactaatattaatattagcattattaatattatttgtattattaattttaatattattattattactattattgatattattaatattaataatcctaAGATTAA encodes:
- the LOC137621765 gene encoding leucine-rich repeat-containing protein 49-like — protein: MLDGNPNKITTKPEINNLELKAMLDGNPNKITPKTEINNLELTATLDGNQNKITLMPEISNFELTATLDSNHNKITPKPEINNLELKAMLDSNPNKITPMTKINNLQLTATLDGNQNKITLMPEISNLELTVTLDSNQNKITLMPEISNLELTATLDGNHN
- the LOC137621766 gene encoding leucine-rich repeat-containing protein 49-like, encoding MQEINNLELTATLDGYHIKITPKPKTNNLALTATLDGNHIKITPKPEINNWELTAMLNGNHNKITPKPKINTLELTAMLDDNHIKITPKPKINTMELTAMLNGNHNKITPKLEINNLELTATLYGNHNKITPKQTTNNLELTATLDSNHNKIRPMPKINNLELTATTDGNHNIITPMPEINNMELSATLDGNHKKITPKPDINNLKLTATLNGNHNKITPISEINNLELTATLNSNHNKNYT